A section of the Microtus ochrogaster isolate Prairie Vole_2 unplaced genomic scaffold, MicOch1.0 UNK69, whole genome shotgun sequence genome encodes:
- the Mpl gene encoding thrombopoietin receptor isoform X1, giving the protein MPSWALFMVTSCLLLVPPNQAQVTNQDVFLLALGTEPLNCFSQTFEDLTCFWDEEEAAPSGTYQLLYAYPGEKPRACPLHSQRVPTFGTRYVCRFPAQDEVRLFFPLHLWLKNVVLNQNLTQRVLSVDSVGLPAPPSIIKARSGSQPGELQIHWKAPAPEISDFLRHELRYGLVDPSNSTSPSVMQLLSTETCCPTLWMLKPVPAHDRPPCVRPTVSQQYGLMRTSPTGEAPSLTVKGGSCLISGLQPGKSYWLQLRSQPDGVSLRGSWGPWSLPVTVDLPGDAVAIGLQCFTLDLKKVICQWQHRDHTSSQGFFHHSRTRCCPTARDPTWEKCEAEEEAEPGSQPALFSRCHFKPQNDSVIHILVEVTTAQGDIHSYLGSPFWIHQAVLLPTPSLHWREVSSGRLELEWQHQTSWAAQETCYQLRYAGEGHEDWKVLEPSLGARGGTLELRPRTRYSLQLRARLNGPTYQGPWSAWSPPARVDTGSETAWTSLVTALLLVLCLSVLLGLGLLKWQFPAHYRRLRHAVWPSLPDLHRVLGQYLRDTAALSPPKTTVPDTCEEVEPSLLEILPKSSERTPLPLCSSQPQMDYRGLQPCLRTIPLSVCPPAAEPGSCCTTHIANHSYLPLSYWQQP; this is encoded by the exons ATGCCCTCTTGGGCCCTCTTCATGgtcacctcctgcctcctcttggtCCCTCCAAACCAGGCACAAGTCACCAACCAAG ATGTCTTCTTGCTGGCCTTGGGCACAGAGCCCCTGAACTGCTTCTCCCAAACATTTGAGGACCTCACTTGCTTCTGGGATGAGGAAGAGGCAGCACCCAGTGGGACATACCAGCTGCTGTATGCCTACCCAGG AGAGAAGCCCCGTGCATGTCCCCTGCATTCCCAGAGGGTGCCCACCTTTGGAACCCGATACGTGTGCCGGTTTCCAGCCCAGGATGAAGTACGCCTCTTCTTTCCGCTGCACCTCTGGCTGAAGAATGTGGTCCTCAACCAAAATTTAACTCAGCGGGTGCTCTCTGTGGATAGTGTAG GCCTGCCAGCTCCCCCCAGTATCATCAAGGCCAGGAGTGGAAGCCAACCAGGGGAACTTCAGATCCACTGGAAGGCCCCTGCTCCTGAAATCAGTGATTTCCTGAGGCATGAACTCCGCTATGGCCTCGTGGACCCCAGCAACTCCACTAGCCCCTCGGTCATGCAGCTGCTCTCCACAGAAACCTGCTGCCCCACTCTGTGGATGCTGAAGCCAGTTCCTGCTCATGACCGGCCTCCATGTGTTCGGCCGACAGTGTCCCAACAGTACGGACTCATGAGGACCTCCCCAACTGGAGAA GCTCCGTCTCTGACAGTGAAGGGTGGAAGCTGCCTCATCTCAGGGCTCCAGCCTGGCAAATCCTACTGGCTCCAGCTACGCAGCCAACCAGATGGGGTCTCCCTTCGTGGCTCCTGGGGTCCCTGGTCCCTTCCTGTGACTGTGGACCTTCCAGGAGATGCAG TGGCAATTGGACTTCAGTGTTTTACCTTGGATCTAAAGAAGGTTATCTGCCAGTGGCAGCATCGGGACCACACTAGCTCCCAAGGCTTCTTCCACCATAGCAGGACACGGTGCTGCCCCACGGCCAG AGATCCCACCTGGGAGAAATGtgaagcagaagaggaagcagagccaggatcACAGCCTGCGCTATTCTCCCGCTGCCACTTCAAGCCACAAAATGACAGTGTTATTCACATCCTTGTAGAGGTGACCACAGCCCAAGGTGACATTCACAGCTACCTGGGCTCACCTTTCTGGATCCACCAGGCTG TGCTCCTCCCTACCCCAAGCCTGCACTGGAGAGAGGTCTCCAGCGGGAGGTTGGAACTGGAGTGGCAGCACCAGACATCCTGGGCAGCTCAAGAGACCTGCTACCAGCTCCGCTATGCGGGAGAAGGCCACGAGGACTGGAAG GTGCTGGAGCCGTCCCTCGGGGCTCGGGGAGGGACCCTGGAGCTGCGTCCCCGAACTCGCTACAGCTTACAGCTGCGCGCCAGGCTCAACGGCCCCACCTACCAAGGCCCCTGGAGCGCCTGGTCTCCCCCAGCTAGGGTGGACACTGGCTCCGAGACCG CTTGGACCTCCTTGGTGACTGCTCTGCTCCTGGTGCTGTGCCTCAGTGTCCTCCTGGGCCTGGGGCTGCTGAAGTGGCAGTTTCCTGCGCACTACAG AAGACTGAGGCATGCTGTGTGGCCCTCCCTTCCAGACCTACATCGAGTCCTAGGCCAGTACCTTAGAGACACTGCAGCCCTAAGTCCT CCTAAGACCACGGTTCCCGACACCTGTGAAGAAGTGGAGCCCAGCCTCCTGGAAATCCTCCCTAAGTCCTCAGAGAGGACTCCTTTGCCCTTGTGCTCCTCCCAGCCCCAGATGGACTACCGAGGGCTGCAACCTTGCCTGCGGACCATACCCCTGTCTGTGTGTCCCCCCGCGGCCGAGCCGGGATCCTGCTGCACTACCCACATTGCCAACCACTCCTACCTGCCACTCAGCTATTGGCAGCAACCCTGA
- the Mpl gene encoding thrombopoietin receptor isoform X2 has product MPSWALFMVTSCLLLVPPNQAQVTNQDVFLLALGTEPLNCFSQTFEDLTCFWDEEEAAPSGTYQLLYAYPGEKPRACPLHSQRVPTFGTRYVCRFPAQDEVRLFFPLHLWLKNVVLNQNLTQRVLSVDSVETCCPTLWMLKPVPAHDRPPCVRPTVSQQYGLMRTSPTGEAPSLTVKGGSCLISGLQPGKSYWLQLRSQPDGVSLRGSWGPWSLPVTVDLPGDAVAIGLQCFTLDLKKVICQWQHRDHTSSQGFFHHSRTRCCPTARDPTWEKCEAEEEAEPGSQPALFSRCHFKPQNDSVIHILVEVTTAQGDIHSYLGSPFWIHQAVLLPTPSLHWREVSSGRLELEWQHQTSWAAQETCYQLRYAGEGHEDWKVLEPSLGARGGTLELRPRTRYSLQLRARLNGPTYQGPWSAWSPPARVDTGSETAWTSLVTALLLVLCLSVLLGLGLLKWQFPAHYRRLRHAVWPSLPDLHRVLGQYLRDTAALSPPKTTVPDTCEEVEPSLLEILPKSSERTPLPLCSSQPQMDYRGLQPCLRTIPLSVCPPAAEPGSCCTTHIANHSYLPLSYWQQP; this is encoded by the exons ATGCCCTCTTGGGCCCTCTTCATGgtcacctcctgcctcctcttggtCCCTCCAAACCAGGCACAAGTCACCAACCAAG ATGTCTTCTTGCTGGCCTTGGGCACAGAGCCCCTGAACTGCTTCTCCCAAACATTTGAGGACCTCACTTGCTTCTGGGATGAGGAAGAGGCAGCACCCAGTGGGACATACCAGCTGCTGTATGCCTACCCAGG AGAGAAGCCCCGTGCATGTCCCCTGCATTCCCAGAGGGTGCCCACCTTTGGAACCCGATACGTGTGCCGGTTTCCAGCCCAGGATGAAGTACGCCTCTTCTTTCCGCTGCACCTCTGGCTGAAGAATGTGGTCCTCAACCAAAATTTAACTCAGCGGGTGCTCTCTGTGGATAGTGTAG AAACCTGCTGCCCCACTCTGTGGATGCTGAAGCCAGTTCCTGCTCATGACCGGCCTCCATGTGTTCGGCCGACAGTGTCCCAACAGTACGGACTCATGAGGACCTCCCCAACTGGAGAA GCTCCGTCTCTGACAGTGAAGGGTGGAAGCTGCCTCATCTCAGGGCTCCAGCCTGGCAAATCCTACTGGCTCCAGCTACGCAGCCAACCAGATGGGGTCTCCCTTCGTGGCTCCTGGGGTCCCTGGTCCCTTCCTGTGACTGTGGACCTTCCAGGAGATGCAG TGGCAATTGGACTTCAGTGTTTTACCTTGGATCTAAAGAAGGTTATCTGCCAGTGGCAGCATCGGGACCACACTAGCTCCCAAGGCTTCTTCCACCATAGCAGGACACGGTGCTGCCCCACGGCCAG AGATCCCACCTGGGAGAAATGtgaagcagaagaggaagcagagccaggatcACAGCCTGCGCTATTCTCCCGCTGCCACTTCAAGCCACAAAATGACAGTGTTATTCACATCCTTGTAGAGGTGACCACAGCCCAAGGTGACATTCACAGCTACCTGGGCTCACCTTTCTGGATCCACCAGGCTG TGCTCCTCCCTACCCCAAGCCTGCACTGGAGAGAGGTCTCCAGCGGGAGGTTGGAACTGGAGTGGCAGCACCAGACATCCTGGGCAGCTCAAGAGACCTGCTACCAGCTCCGCTATGCGGGAGAAGGCCACGAGGACTGGAAG GTGCTGGAGCCGTCCCTCGGGGCTCGGGGAGGGACCCTGGAGCTGCGTCCCCGAACTCGCTACAGCTTACAGCTGCGCGCCAGGCTCAACGGCCCCACCTACCAAGGCCCCTGGAGCGCCTGGTCTCCCCCAGCTAGGGTGGACACTGGCTCCGAGACCG CTTGGACCTCCTTGGTGACTGCTCTGCTCCTGGTGCTGTGCCTCAGTGTCCTCCTGGGCCTGGGGCTGCTGAAGTGGCAGTTTCCTGCGCACTACAG AAGACTGAGGCATGCTGTGTGGCCCTCCCTTCCAGACCTACATCGAGTCCTAGGCCAGTACCTTAGAGACACTGCAGCCCTAAGTCCT CCTAAGACCACGGTTCCCGACACCTGTGAAGAAGTGGAGCCCAGCCTCCTGGAAATCCTCCCTAAGTCCTCAGAGAGGACTCCTTTGCCCTTGTGCTCCTCCCAGCCCCAGATGGACTACCGAGGGCTGCAACCTTGCCTGCGGACCATACCCCTGTCTGTGTGTCCCCCCGCGGCCGAGCCGGGATCCTGCTGCACTACCCACATTGCCAACCACTCCTACCTGCCACTCAGCTATTGGCAGCAACCCTGA
- the Mpl gene encoding thrombopoietin receptor isoform X3, with the protein MPSWALFMVTSCLLLVPPNQAQVTNQDVFLLALGTEPLNCFSQTFEDLTCFWDEEEAAPSGTYQLLYAYPGEKPRACPLHSQRVPTFGTRYVCRFPAQDEVRLFFPLHLWLKNVVLNQNLTQRVLSVDSVGLPAPPSIIKARSGSQPGELQIHWKAPAPEISDFLRHELRYGLVDPSNSTSPSVMQLLSTETCCPTLWMLKPVPAHDRPPCVRPTVSQQYGLMRTSPTGEAPSLTVKGGSCLISGLQPGKSYWLQLRSQPDGVSLRGSWGPWSLPVTVDLPGDAVAIGLQCFTLDLKKVICQWQHRDHTSSQGFFHHSRTRCCPTARDPTWEKCEAEEEAEPGSQPALFSRCHFKPQNDSVIHILVEVTTAQGDIHSYLGSPFWIHQAVLLPTPSLHWREVSSGRLELEWQHQTSWAAQETCYQLRYAGEGHEDWKKTEACCVALPSRPTSSPRPVP; encoded by the exons ATGCCCTCTTGGGCCCTCTTCATGgtcacctcctgcctcctcttggtCCCTCCAAACCAGGCACAAGTCACCAACCAAG ATGTCTTCTTGCTGGCCTTGGGCACAGAGCCCCTGAACTGCTTCTCCCAAACATTTGAGGACCTCACTTGCTTCTGGGATGAGGAAGAGGCAGCACCCAGTGGGACATACCAGCTGCTGTATGCCTACCCAGG AGAGAAGCCCCGTGCATGTCCCCTGCATTCCCAGAGGGTGCCCACCTTTGGAACCCGATACGTGTGCCGGTTTCCAGCCCAGGATGAAGTACGCCTCTTCTTTCCGCTGCACCTCTGGCTGAAGAATGTGGTCCTCAACCAAAATTTAACTCAGCGGGTGCTCTCTGTGGATAGTGTAG GCCTGCCAGCTCCCCCCAGTATCATCAAGGCCAGGAGTGGAAGCCAACCAGGGGAACTTCAGATCCACTGGAAGGCCCCTGCTCCTGAAATCAGTGATTTCCTGAGGCATGAACTCCGCTATGGCCTCGTGGACCCCAGCAACTCCACTAGCCCCTCGGTCATGCAGCTGCTCTCCACAGAAACCTGCTGCCCCACTCTGTGGATGCTGAAGCCAGTTCCTGCTCATGACCGGCCTCCATGTGTTCGGCCGACAGTGTCCCAACAGTACGGACTCATGAGGACCTCCCCAACTGGAGAA GCTCCGTCTCTGACAGTGAAGGGTGGAAGCTGCCTCATCTCAGGGCTCCAGCCTGGCAAATCCTACTGGCTCCAGCTACGCAGCCAACCAGATGGGGTCTCCCTTCGTGGCTCCTGGGGTCCCTGGTCCCTTCCTGTGACTGTGGACCTTCCAGGAGATGCAG TGGCAATTGGACTTCAGTGTTTTACCTTGGATCTAAAGAAGGTTATCTGCCAGTGGCAGCATCGGGACCACACTAGCTCCCAAGGCTTCTTCCACCATAGCAGGACACGGTGCTGCCCCACGGCCAG AGATCCCACCTGGGAGAAATGtgaagcagaagaggaagcagagccaggatcACAGCCTGCGCTATTCTCCCGCTGCCACTTCAAGCCACAAAATGACAGTGTTATTCACATCCTTGTAGAGGTGACCACAGCCCAAGGTGACATTCACAGCTACCTGGGCTCACCTTTCTGGATCCACCAGGCTG TGCTCCTCCCTACCCCAAGCCTGCACTGGAGAGAGGTCTCCAGCGGGAGGTTGGAACTGGAGTGGCAGCACCAGACATCCTGGGCAGCTCAAGAGACCTGCTACCAGCTCCGCTATGCGGGAGAAGGCCACGAGGACTGGAAG AAGACTGAGGCATGCTGTGTGGCCCTCCCTTCCAGACCTACATCGAGTCCTAGGCCAGTACCTTAG